Proteins encoded together in one Streptomyces umbrinus window:
- a CDS encoding sulfatase: MDRTTPEPDVTPEAPPADTLDDIQHSTPLEETAPAKGVAAEHAASSERDGAEEATAAEEGPAGETPAGEVSVGAVPAEEGVTASEGESEEKPAVDIDTDTASDKASGAEEEVPSEEAPAVEKNTPSEKTPAVEEGVSAEKAPAVEESVSAEKDPADEGNTAAEDTSVTDEGTSEGDGPVEPPDEPVAPRKWRDRHPVAARNVGWTVTGLSLLLVCFALLMPTSAPKFTPGVFLRIPVEAVLGAAVLIVLPRRPRIAVAILSGAILGVLTVLNLLDVGFNMFLGRGFNVVLDWVLFDDAQSYLKDTMGNGGAIGAVIAVVALVLIVLVLMTLAVLRVSNVMTRNRDAASRVTLVVGTAWVTCAALGLQLSGPGIAARTTVARVEDRVNRVQATLKDEAAFAKEAKKDAFGGTPGDQLLTDLRGKDVMIAFIESYGRSAIEDEATAAGVDATLTAKNEALTKAGYSAKSGWLTSATYGGSSWLGHSTFLSGLWINNQNRYRTVTAGEHLTLTGAFQRTGAWRTVGVMPGVQKNWPEGKFYGLDNVYDSRELGYEGPKFSWSTMPDQYALSAFERLEHGKKRDKPLMSEIILTSSHQPWAPIPKMIPWDQVGDGSVYEGIEKAGKDPADVFYDSKKVKEEYGKSIQYSVNSLIDYVVKYGSKNTVLVFLGDHQPLASVSGSNASRDVPVSIVAHDKSVLDKIDDWGWTDGIKPDKSAPVWRMDSFRDRFLTAYGSTPKP, from the coding sequence ATGGACCGGACAACCCCGGAGCCCGACGTGACGCCGGAGGCTCCTCCGGCGGACACGCTCGACGACATCCAGCACAGCACCCCTCTCGAAGAGACCGCCCCAGCAAAGGGTGTTGCGGCCGAGCATGCCGCTTCCTCTGAGCGGGACGGTGCGGAGGAGGCCACCGCCGCCGAGGAGGGGCCTGCGGGGGAGACGCCTGCAGGAGAGGTGTCCGTAGGGGCGGTGCCTGCAGAAGAGGGGGTCACCGCCTCCGAAGGGGAATCCGAAGAGAAGCCCGCCGTCGACATCGACACGGACACGGCCTCTGACAAGGCTTCCGGGGCGGAGGAGGAAGTGCCTTCCGAAGAGGCTCCTGCGGTGGAGAAGAACACGCCCTCCGAAAAGACTCCTGCGGTCGAGGAGGGCGTGAGCGCCGAAAAGGCTCCTGCGGTAGAGGAGAGCGTGAGTGCCGAGAAGGACCCCGCAGACGAGGGCAACACCGCCGCTGAAGACACCTCCGTCACCGACGAAGGCACCTCCGAGGGCGACGGCCCCGTCGAGCCCCCGGACGAGCCCGTCGCCCCCCGCAAGTGGCGCGACCGGCACCCGGTCGCCGCGCGCAACGTGGGATGGACCGTCACGGGCCTGTCCCTCCTGCTCGTCTGCTTCGCGCTCCTCATGCCGACCTCCGCCCCCAAGTTCACGCCCGGCGTGTTCCTGCGCATCCCGGTGGAGGCGGTCCTCGGCGCCGCCGTCCTCATCGTCCTGCCGCGCAGGCCACGGATAGCGGTGGCGATCCTGTCCGGCGCGATCCTCGGCGTACTGACCGTCCTGAACCTTCTCGACGTCGGCTTCAACATGTTCCTCGGCCGTGGATTCAACGTGGTCCTCGACTGGGTCCTGTTCGACGACGCGCAGTCCTACCTCAAGGACACGATGGGCAACGGCGGTGCGATCGGCGCCGTGATCGCCGTCGTGGCCCTCGTCCTCATCGTGCTCGTCCTGATGACCCTGGCGGTGCTCCGGGTGAGCAACGTCATGACCCGCAACCGTGACGCGGCCAGCCGCGTCACACTGGTGGTCGGGACCGCCTGGGTCACCTGCGCGGCGCTCGGCCTGCAGCTGTCCGGTCCGGGGATCGCGGCCAGGACCACGGTCGCCCGCGTCGAGGACCGCGTGAACCGGGTGCAGGCGACCCTCAAGGACGAGGCGGCGTTCGCCAAAGAGGCCAAGAAGGACGCCTTCGGCGGCACCCCGGGCGACCAGCTCCTCACCGATCTGCGCGGCAAGGACGTCATGATCGCCTTCATCGAGAGCTACGGCCGCAGCGCGATCGAGGACGAGGCCACCGCCGCGGGCGTCGACGCGACGCTCACGGCCAAGAACGAGGCACTGACCAAGGCCGGCTACTCCGCCAAGAGCGGCTGGCTCACCTCGGCGACGTACGGCGGCAGCAGCTGGCTCGGCCACTCGACCTTCCTGTCGGGCCTGTGGATCAACAACCAGAACCGCTATCGCACCGTCACCGCGGGCGAGCACCTGACTCTCACCGGCGCCTTCCAGCGCACCGGCGCCTGGCGGACCGTGGGCGTCATGCCGGGCGTCCAGAAGAACTGGCCGGAGGGCAAGTTCTACGGCCTCGACAACGTCTACGACTCCCGGGAACTCGGCTACGAGGGCCCGAAGTTCAGCTGGTCGACCATGCCCGACCAGTACGCCCTGAGCGCCTTCGAGCGCCTTGAGCACGGCAAGAAGCGCGACAAGCCGCTGATGTCGGAGATCATCCTGACCTCCAGCCATCAGCCCTGGGCCCCGATCCCCAAGATGATCCCCTGGGACCAGGTCGGCGACGGCTCGGTCTACGAGGGCATCGAGAAGGCGGGCAAGGACCCCGCGGACGTGTTCTACGACTCCAAGAAGGTCAAGGAGGAGTACGGCAAGTCCATCCAGTACTCGGTGAACTCCCTCATCGACTACGTGGTGAAGTACGGCAGCAAGAACACCGTCCTCGTCTTCCTGGGCGACCACCAGCCGCTCGCCAGCGTCAGCGGCAGCAACGCCAGCCGGGACGTGCCCGTCTCGATCGTCGCCCACGACAAGTCCGTACTCGACAAGATCGACGACTGGGGCTGGACGGACGGCATCAAGCCCGACAAGTCCGCGCCGGTGTGGCGGATGGACTCGTTCCGCGACCGCTTCCTGACCGCGTACGGTTCCACTCCCAAGCCGTAG
- a CDS encoding acyl-CoA synthetase, translating into MTPGHGSTVDGVLRRSARRTPERTAVTYRDRSWTYAELDEGVSRAAQVLTSSGLAPGDRVGAYGHNSDAYLIGFLACSRAGLVHVPVNQNLTGDDLSYIVGQSGSTLVLADPDLADRLPDGVRVMPLRDADDSLLARLDSTPPYDGPEPRTEDLVQLLYTSGTTALPKGAMMTHRALVHEYLSAITALDLSAGDLPVHSLPLYHSAQMHVFLLPYLAVGAQNTILDAPDAEQLFDLIEAGRADSLFAPPTVWIGLSNRPDFATRDLSGLRKAYYGASIMPVPILERLRERLPKLAFYNCFGQSEIGPLSMVLAPNEHRKARLDSCGRPVLFVDARVVDENGKDVPDGTSGEVVYRSPQLCEGYWDKPEETAEAFRDGWFHSGDLVVRDAQGYFTVVDRVKDVINSGGVLVASRQVEDALYTHPGVAEVAVIGLPDDRWIEAVTAVVVPRGTVTEDELVAHARENLAHFKAPKRVLFVDELPRNASGKILKRELRDRLGEA; encoded by the coding sequence ATGACGCCTGGACACGGCAGCACGGTCGACGGGGTGCTGCGGCGCAGTGCCCGACGTACTCCCGAGCGCACAGCGGTCACCTACCGCGACCGCTCCTGGACCTACGCCGAACTCGACGAGGGCGTCTCCCGCGCGGCGCAGGTGCTGACCTCCTCGGGCCTGGCTCCCGGCGACCGCGTCGGCGCCTACGGCCACAATTCGGACGCGTACCTCATCGGCTTCCTGGCCTGCTCCCGGGCCGGGCTCGTACACGTGCCGGTCAACCAGAACCTGACGGGCGACGACCTCTCGTACATCGTCGGCCAGTCCGGCAGCACGCTCGTCCTGGCCGACCCCGACCTCGCGGACCGACTCCCCGACGGCGTACGGGTGATGCCGCTGCGCGACGCCGACGACTCGCTGCTCGCGCGGCTGGACTCGACTCCTCCGTACGACGGTCCGGAGCCGCGTACCGAGGATCTGGTGCAGCTGCTCTACACCTCCGGTACGACGGCCCTGCCCAAGGGCGCGATGATGACGCACCGCGCGCTGGTGCACGAGTACCTGAGTGCGATCACCGCGCTCGACCTGAGTGCGGGCGACCTGCCCGTGCACTCGTTGCCGCTCTACCACTCGGCGCAGATGCATGTGTTCCTGCTGCCGTATCTCGCGGTCGGCGCGCAGAACACCATCCTCGACGCGCCCGACGCCGAGCAGCTCTTCGACCTGATCGAGGCCGGCCGCGCGGACAGCCTCTTCGCGCCGCCCACCGTGTGGATCGGCCTGTCGAACCGCCCCGACTTCGCGACCCGCGACCTGAGCGGGCTGCGCAAGGCGTACTACGGGGCGTCGATCATGCCGGTGCCCATCCTCGAACGGCTGCGGGAACGGCTTCCCAAGCTGGCCTTCTACAACTGTTTCGGCCAGAGCGAGATCGGCCCGCTGTCCATGGTCCTCGCACCGAACGAGCACCGGAAGGCACGCCTGGACTCCTGCGGGCGTCCGGTGCTGTTCGTGGACGCGAGAGTGGTCGACGAGAACGGCAAGGACGTGCCCGACGGCACGTCCGGCGAAGTCGTCTACCGGTCACCGCAGTTGTGCGAGGGCTACTGGGACAAGCCCGAGGAGACGGCCGAGGCCTTCCGGGACGGCTGGTTCCACTCCGGCGATCTCGTGGTGCGGGACGCGCAGGGATACTTCACCGTCGTCGACCGGGTGAAGGACGTCATCAACTCCGGGGGCGTCCTGGTCGCTTCACGGCAGGTCGAGGACGCGCTCTACACGCATCCCGGGGTGGCCGAGGTCGCGGTGATCGGGCTTCCGGACGACCGCTGGATCGAGGCCGTGACCGCGGTGGTCGTCCCCCGCGGCACGGTCACGGAGGACGAACTGGTCGCCCACGCGCGCGAGAACCTCGCCCACTTCAAGGCGCCCAAGCGGGTGCTGTTCGTGGACGAACTGCCGCGCAACGCCAGCGGGAAGATCCTCAAGCGGGAGCTGCGGGACCGGTTGGGAGAGGCTTGA
- a CDS encoding crotonase/enoyl-CoA hydratase family protein codes for MGGTEHLTVQREGATLVLTLNRPEAKNALSLPMLVGLYDGWVEADADDAIRSIILTGAGGAFCAGMDLKALAGKGMEGQQYRDRLKADPDLHWKAMLRHHRPRKPVIAAVEGYCVAGGTEILQGTDIRVAGESATFGLFEVKRGLFPIGGSTVRLQRQIPRTHALEMLLTGRPYSAREAADIGLIGHVVPDGTALEKALAIAGQINDCGPLAVEAVKASVYEAAEMSEADGLAAELKRGWPIFDTADAKEGSRAFAERRPPVFRRE; via the coding sequence ATGGGTGGGACGGAACACCTCACCGTGCAGCGCGAAGGCGCCACACTGGTGCTCACGCTCAACAGGCCCGAGGCCAAGAACGCGCTCTCGCTGCCGATGCTGGTCGGCCTGTACGACGGCTGGGTCGAGGCCGACGCGGACGACGCCATCCGCTCGATCATCCTCACCGGCGCGGGCGGCGCGTTCTGCGCCGGCATGGACCTCAAGGCCCTCGCGGGCAAGGGGATGGAGGGCCAGCAGTACCGGGACCGCCTCAAGGCCGACCCCGATCTGCACTGGAAGGCGATGCTGCGGCATCACCGGCCCCGCAAGCCCGTGATCGCCGCGGTCGAGGGCTACTGCGTGGCCGGCGGTACCGAGATCCTTCAGGGGACCGACATCCGGGTCGCGGGGGAGTCCGCCACGTTCGGGCTCTTCGAGGTGAAGCGCGGGCTGTTCCCGATCGGCGGCTCGACGGTCCGCCTCCAGCGGCAGATTCCGCGGACGCATGCGCTGGAGATGCTGCTCACCGGCCGTCCGTACTCGGCGCGGGAGGCCGCCGACATCGGTCTGATCGGGCATGTCGTCCCCGACGGGACGGCTCTGGAGAAGGCCCTGGCGATCGCCGGGCAGATCAACGACTGCGGGCCGCTCGCCGTCGAGGCCGTGAAGGCGTCCGTGTACGAGGCCGCCGAGATGAGCGAGGCCGACGGGCTGGCGGCCGAGTTGAAGCGGGGGTGGCCGATCTTCGATACGGCCGATGCGAAGGAAGGTTCGCGGGCCTTTGCGGAGCGGCGTCCGCCGGTGTTTCGGAGGGAGTGA
- the paaK gene encoding phenylacetate--CoA ligase PaaK, whose translation MADSTDLLDEGERLDAEGLRALQLERLRASLRHAYENVPFYRDSFDKAGLRPEDCHSLADLARFPFTTKADLRENYPYGMFAVPQDRIRRIHASSGTTGRPTVVGYTESDLSMWSDMVARSLRAAGARPGDTVHVAYGYGLFTGGLGAHYGAERLGCTVIPASGGMTARQVQLIQDLKPGIIMVTPSYMLTLLDEFERQGVDPRHTSLRVGVFGAEPWTEEMRREIEDRFAIDAVDIYGLSEVIGPGVAQECVETKDGLHIWEDHFYPEIVDPITGELLPDGEEGELVFTSLTKEAMPVIRYRTRDLTRLLPGTARTFRRMQKITGRSDDMVILRGVNLFPTQIEEIVLRTPGVAPHFQLRLTREGRLDALTVRAEARAGATPEIRDEAARAITAAVKDGIGVSVTVEIVEPESLERSVGKIKRIMDLRPR comes from the coding sequence ATGGCGGATTCGACGGACCTGCTGGACGAGGGCGAGCGGCTCGACGCGGAGGGCCTGCGCGCGCTCCAGCTGGAGCGGCTGAGGGCATCGCTGCGACACGCGTACGAGAACGTGCCCTTCTACCGGGACTCCTTCGACAAGGCGGGGCTCCGGCCCGAGGACTGCCACTCGCTCGCCGATCTGGCCCGCTTCCCCTTCACCACGAAGGCGGACCTGCGCGAGAACTATCCGTACGGGATGTTCGCCGTGCCGCAGGACCGTATCCGCCGTATCCACGCGTCGAGCGGTACCACCGGGCGGCCCACGGTCGTCGGCTACACCGAGAGCGACCTTTCGATGTGGTCCGACATGGTGGCGCGCTCGCTCCGCGCGGCCGGCGCCCGGCCCGGTGACACCGTGCATGTGGCGTACGGCTACGGGCTGTTCACCGGTGGGCTCGGCGCCCACTACGGCGCCGAACGGCTCGGCTGTACGGTGATCCCCGCGTCCGGCGGCATGACGGCCCGCCAGGTGCAGCTGATCCAGGATCTGAAGCCCGGGATCATCATGGTGACGCCCTCCTACATGCTGACGCTCCTCGACGAGTTCGAGCGGCAGGGCGTGGACCCGCGGCACACCTCGCTCCGGGTGGGGGTCTTCGGTGCAGAGCCCTGGACCGAGGAGATGCGCCGGGAGATCGAGGACCGCTTCGCGATCGACGCGGTCGACATATACGGGCTGTCGGAGGTGATCGGCCCGGGAGTCGCCCAGGAGTGCGTCGAGACGAAGGACGGCCTGCACATCTGGGAGGACCACTTCTACCCGGAGATCGTCGATCCGATCACCGGCGAGCTGCTGCCGGACGGCGAGGAGGGCGAGCTGGTCTTCACCTCGCTCACCAAGGAAGCCATGCCCGTGATCCGCTACCGGACCCGGGACCTCACACGGCTGCTGCCCGGTACGGCCCGGACCTTCCGCCGGATGCAGAAGATCACCGGGCGCAGTGACGACATGGTCATCCTGCGCGGCGTGAACCTCTTCCCCACTCAGATCGAGGAGATCGTCCTGCGCACACCGGGCGTCGCCCCGCACTTCCAGCTGCGGCTGACCCGCGAGGGCCGCCTCGACGCGCTCACCGTGCGCGCCGAGGCCCGGGCCGGCGCCACGCCCGAGATCCGCGACGAGGCCGCGCGCGCCATCACGGCGGCCGTGAAGGACGGCATCGGCGTCTCGGTCACTGTCGAGATCGTCGAACCGGAGTCGCTGGAGCGGTCGGTGGGGAAGATCAAGCGGATCATGGACCTGCGCCCGCGCTAG
- a CDS encoding acyl-CoA synthetase has protein sequence MEYNLADLFESVVDVVPDREALVYIDHPGTGAERRLTYAELDAAANRVAHHLIDSGIRPGEHLGLHLYNGIEYLQTVLGCLKARIVPVNVNYRYVEEELVYLYRDADLAALVFDTEFTERVAAAMPRTSALRHLVRVGAPASDAPVLPTVVDFADIEASGSSERGFPPRSPDDQFIIYTGGTTGMPKGVMWRQEDLFFSGLGGGAPTGEPVKTPEELAERVAAGGEGITFFPTPPLMHGTSTLTAFIGFNFGQRIVIHRKFVPEEVLRTIEKEKVTSMSLVGDAMLRPLIDALNGPMKGTDTSSMFSVSSSGAIMSETVRAQFQALIPNVTLLNNFGSSESGFNGTATDDSGPDRGFRIRVNSRTQVVDPTTYEPVPVGEVGRVAQRGHVPLGYYNDPRKTAETFFEKDGARWVLLGDMATVDEEGVVTVLGRGSQCINTGGEKVYPEEVEQALKSHPDVYDALVAGVPDEKWGNHVAAVVQLRTGAGQPSLDDIQNHCRTHLAGYKIPRQLVITDSIQRSPSGKADYRWARSVAAEAAR, from the coding sequence GTGGAGTACAACCTTGCCGACCTGTTCGAGTCGGTCGTCGACGTGGTCCCCGACCGCGAGGCGCTCGTCTACATCGACCACCCCGGCACGGGTGCGGAGCGCCGGCTCACCTACGCTGAGCTGGACGCGGCGGCCAATCGCGTCGCCCACCACCTGATCGACAGCGGCATACGCCCCGGTGAGCATCTCGGACTGCATCTCTACAACGGCATCGAGTATCTCCAGACCGTACTCGGCTGCCTCAAGGCCCGGATCGTTCCGGTCAACGTCAACTACCGCTACGTGGAAGAGGAGTTGGTCTACCTCTACCGGGATGCGGACCTGGCGGCACTGGTCTTCGACACGGAGTTCACCGAACGGGTCGCGGCGGCCATGCCGCGCACGTCGGCGCTGCGGCATCTCGTACGGGTCGGCGCCCCGGCCTCTGACGCACCCGTGCTGCCGACGGTGGTGGACTTCGCCGACATCGAGGCCTCCGGATCGTCCGAGCGCGGCTTCCCGCCCCGCTCCCCCGACGACCAGTTCATCATCTACACCGGCGGCACGACCGGGATGCCAAAGGGTGTGATGTGGCGTCAGGAGGACCTGTTCTTCTCGGGGTTGGGCGGCGGCGCCCCGACCGGTGAGCCGGTGAAGACGCCGGAGGAGCTCGCCGAGCGGGTCGCGGCCGGCGGCGAGGGGATCACCTTCTTCCCCACGCCCCCGCTGATGCACGGCACCTCGACCCTGACCGCGTTCATCGGCTTCAACTTCGGCCAACGCATCGTGATCCACCGCAAGTTCGTGCCCGAGGAGGTGCTGCGGACCATCGAGAAGGAGAAGGTCACCAGCATGTCCCTGGTCGGCGACGCGATGCTGCGGCCCCTCATCGACGCGCTGAACGGACCGATGAAGGGCACCGACACCTCGTCCATGTTCAGCGTCTCCTCCTCCGGCGCGATCATGTCGGAGACGGTGCGCGCCCAGTTCCAGGCGCTCATCCCGAACGTCACGCTCCTCAACAACTTCGGTTCCTCCGAGTCCGGCTTCAACGGCACGGCGACGGACGACTCGGGTCCCGACCGCGGGTTCCGGATCCGCGTCAACTCCCGTACGCAGGTGGTGGATCCGACGACGTACGAGCCGGTCCCCGTCGGCGAGGTGGGGCGCGTCGCCCAGCGCGGCCATGTGCCCCTCGGCTACTACAACGACCCCAGGAAGACCGCCGAGACCTTCTTCGAGAAGGACGGCGCTCGCTGGGTGCTGCTCGGCGACATGGCGACCGTCGACGAGGAGGGGGTCGTCACCGTCCTCGGGCGCGGTTCGCAGTGCATCAACACCGGCGGCGAGAAGGTGTATCCGGAGGAGGTCGAGCAGGCGCTCAAGTCGCATCCCGATGTGTACGACGCACTGGTCGCCGGGGTGCCCGACGAGAAGTGGGGCAACCACGTGGCGGCCGTGGTGCAGCTGCGCACGGGCGCCGGGCAGCCGTCCCTGGACGACATCCAGAACCACTGCCGCACCCATCTCGCGGGCTACAAGATCCCGCGCCAGCTGGTGATCACGGACTCCATCCAGCGCTCGCCGAGCGGCAAGGCCGACTACCGGTGGGCACGCTCGGTGGCGGCGGAGGCCGCCCGGTAG
- a CDS encoding Zn-ribbon domain-containing OB-fold protein, whose protein sequence is MPEVLKAPLVVEFPFTRSLGPVQSAFLTGLRERVVLGVKTRDGRTLVPPVEYDPVTSEDLGELVEVGSTGTVTTWAWNHEPRRGQPLDAAFAWVLVKLDGADTGLLHALDAPGPDAVHTGMRVRVRWAEERSGAITDIACFEPYDGDSAELTGSDGRFEDMVTGIVAPARLDYTYSPGRAQSGYINALSDRRAVGERCPSCRKVYVPPRGACPTCGVATSEQVEVGPRGTLTTYCIVNIKAKNLDIEVPYVYGHIALDGADLALHGRIGGIPYDQVRMGLRVEPVWTDGGRFPDHYRPTGEPDADYDTYKELV, encoded by the coding sequence GTGCCTGAAGTTCTCAAAGCTCCCCTGGTTGTCGAGTTCCCCTTCACTCGCTCGCTCGGGCCCGTCCAGAGTGCGTTTCTCACCGGGCTGCGGGAGCGGGTCGTGCTCGGGGTGAAGACCCGTGACGGGCGGACGTTGGTGCCGCCCGTCGAGTACGACCCCGTCACCTCCGAAGATCTCGGTGAGCTGGTCGAGGTCGGGTCCACCGGGACCGTCACCACATGGGCCTGGAACCACGAACCCCGCCGGGGCCAGCCGCTGGACGCGGCGTTCGCCTGGGTGCTGGTGAAACTGGACGGCGCCGACACCGGGCTGCTGCACGCCCTCGACGCCCCGGGGCCCGACGCCGTACACACCGGGATGCGGGTGCGGGTCCGGTGGGCCGAGGAGCGTTCGGGGGCCATCACGGACATCGCCTGCTTCGAACCGTACGACGGTGACAGCGCCGAACTCACCGGCAGCGACGGCCGGTTCGAGGACATGGTGACCGGCATCGTCGCGCCCGCCCGCCTCGACTACACCTATTCGCCCGGCCGCGCCCAGTCCGGCTACATCAACGCGCTCTCCGACCGGCGGGCCGTCGGCGAGCGGTGCCCGTCCTGCCGCAAGGTGTACGTCCCGCCGAGGGGCGCGTGCCCCACATGTGGTGTGGCCACATCGGAACAGGTCGAGGTGGGGCCGCGCGGCACGCTCACCACGTACTGCATCGTCAACATCAAGGCGAAGAACCTCGACATCGAAGTGCCCTATGTCTACGGGCACATCGCCCTGGACGGCGCCGATCTCGCCCTGCACGGCCGCATCGGCGGCATCCCCTACGACCAGGTGCGGATGGGTCTGCGGGTCGAGCCGGTATGGACGGACGGGGGCCGCTTCCCCGACCACTACCGGCCCACCGGCGAACCCGACGCGGACTACGACACGTACAAGGAGCTGGTGTAG
- a CDS encoding DUF397 domain-containing protein: protein MAESTIQQHPLAGWDKPELDLSSADWHSSSRGQGDVQIAFVEGFIAMRNSGRPESPSLIFTPAEWGAFVSGAREGEFDLT from the coding sequence GTGGCCGAGAGCACCATCCAGCAGCACCCGCTCGCGGGCTGGGACAAGCCGGAGCTTGACCTCAGCAGCGCCGACTGGCATTCCAGCAGCCGAGGGCAGGGGGATGTCCAGATCGCCTTTGTCGAAGGCTTCATCGCGATGCGCAACAGTGGCCGCCCGGAAAGCCCCTCCTTGATCTTCACGCCCGCGGAATGGGGCGCGTTCGTGTCGGGGGCGCGGGAAGGGGAGTTCGACCTCACGTGA
- a CDS encoding pyridoxine/pyridoxamine 5'-phosphate oxidase, which produces MSTRAGSVSVEDLRQLLRGLEVFAGELPVFDPSQAPDTPTELFAEWLLAAVDAGVREPHAMTVSTAGADGNPTARTLILKGLGPDGWRFASDGGSVKARDLAERPYAALTFYWSPLARQIRVRGPVAPESPEDSAADFLARSAGARAEALLGRQSRPLADLAERDTVVKESLARLEAEPDLVAPGWTLHSVRPESVEFWQGDKERRHTRLVYVRSGEGWDKQLLWP; this is translated from the coding sequence ATGAGCACCCGAGCGGGGAGTGTGTCGGTGGAGGATCTGCGTCAACTGCTGCGCGGCCTGGAGGTGTTCGCGGGCGAGCTGCCCGTGTTCGACCCGTCCCAGGCCCCGGACACGCCGACGGAGCTGTTCGCCGAGTGGCTGCTCGCCGCCGTGGACGCCGGAGTGCGCGAGCCGCACGCCATGACGGTCTCCACGGCTGGTGCCGACGGGAATCCCACGGCGCGGACCCTGATCCTCAAGGGGCTGGGTCCGGACGGCTGGCGGTTCGCGTCGGACGGCGGCAGCGTCAAGGCCCGAGATCTGGCGGAGCGGCCCTATGCGGCGCTCACCTTCTACTGGTCGCCGCTCGCACGGCAGATCCGGGTACGTGGACCGGTCGCGCCGGAGAGTCCCGAGGACAGTGCGGCCGACTTCCTGGCACGGAGTGCCGGTGCCCGCGCGGAGGCTCTGCTCGGCCGTCAGTCGCGGCCCCTCGCGGACCTCGCCGAGCGCGACACCGTGGTGAAGGAGTCGCTGGCCCGGCTGGAGGCCGAGCCGGATCTCGTGGCACCCGGCTGGACGCTGCACTCGGTGCGTCCCGAGTCCGTCGAGTTCTGGCAGGGCGACAAGGAGCGACGGCACACGCGGCTGGTGTACGTGCGCTCCGGGGAGGGCTGGGACAAGCAGTTGCTGTGGCCCTGA
- a CDS encoding thiolase domain-containing protein yields MSKEPVAVVGIGQTKHVAARRDVSIAGLVREAAQRALADAELTWADIDAVVIGKAPDFFEGVMMPELYLADALGAVGKPMLRVHTAGSVGGSTALVASNLVAGRVHGTVLTLAYEKQSESNAMWGLSLPIPFQQPLLAGAGGFFAPHVRAYMRRTGAPDGVGSLVAYKDRRNALKNPYAHLHEHDITLEKVQASPMLWDPIRYSETCPSSDGACAMILTDRAGAARSPRPPAWMHGGAMRSEPTLFAGKDFVSPQAGKDCAADVYRQAGIADPRREIDAVEMYVPFSWYEPMWLENLGFAAEGEGWKLTESGVTELDGDLPVNMSGGVLSTNPIGASGMIRFAEAALQVRGQAGEHQVDGARRVLGHAYGGGSQFFSMWLVGATPPTS; encoded by the coding sequence ATGAGCAAGGAGCCCGTGGCCGTCGTCGGGATCGGCCAGACCAAGCACGTCGCGGCCCGAAGGGACGTGTCGATCGCGGGACTTGTCCGCGAGGCCGCCCAACGCGCTCTCGCGGACGCCGAGTTGACATGGGCGGACATCGACGCCGTCGTCATCGGCAAGGCGCCCGACTTCTTCGAGGGCGTCATGATGCCCGAGCTCTACCTCGCCGACGCCCTCGGCGCGGTCGGCAAACCGATGCTGCGCGTCCACACGGCGGGCTCGGTCGGCGGATCCACCGCGCTCGTCGCCTCGAACCTCGTCGCGGGCCGCGTCCACGGCACCGTACTGACCCTCGCCTACGAGAAGCAGTCCGAGTCGAACGCCATGTGGGGCCTGTCCCTGCCGATCCCCTTCCAGCAGCCCCTGCTCGCCGGCGCGGGCGGCTTCTTCGCCCCGCACGTGCGCGCCTACATGCGACGGACCGGCGCCCCCGACGGGGTCGGCTCGCTCGTCGCGTACAAGGACCGCCGCAACGCGCTCAAGAACCCCTACGCGCATCTCCACGAGCACGACATCACGCTGGAGAAGGTCCAGGCCTCGCCCATGCTCTGGGACCCGATCCGCTACTCGGAGACCTGCCCGTCCTCCGACGGCGCGTGCGCGATGATCCTCACCGACCGTGCGGGAGCGGCCCGTTCGCCGCGCCCGCCCGCCTGGATGCACGGCGGCGCCATGCGCAGCGAGCCGACGCTCTTCGCGGGCAAGGACTTCGTCTCGCCGCAGGCCGGCAAGGACTGCGCGGCCGACGTGTACCGGCAGGCCGGCATCGCCGACCCCCGCCGCGAGATCGACGCGGTGGAAATGTACGTCCCGTTCTCCTGGTACGAGCCGATGTGGCTGGAGAACCTGGGCTTCGCCGCGGAGGGCGAGGGGTGGAAACTCACCGAATCCGGGGTCACGGAACTCGACGGGGACCTGCCGGTGAACATGTCGGGCGGGGTGCTCTCCACCAACCCGATCGGGGCCTCCGGAATGATCCGCTTCGCGGAAGCCGCACTTCAGGTGCGTGGACAGGCCGGAGAACACCAGGTCGACGGTGCCCGCCGGGTCCTCGGACACGCTTACGGCGGCGGGTCCCAGTTCTTCTCGATGTGGCTGGTCGGAGCCACGCCGCCGACCTCCTGA